Proteins encoded in a region of the Halorussus sp. MSC15.2 genome:
- the pyrF gene encoding orotidine-5'-phosphate decarboxylase, protein MTAFFDRLADRIAEIDSIVSVGLDPDTDRLPDEVRDADLPRWEFNRRIIDATADHAAVFKPNAAFYEDADGWRALEKTVEHARDAGVPVLLDAKRADIGNTSRQYAKVLDSVDAITLNPFLGRDALAPFLDREEAGCFLLCRTSNPGGADVQELELADGDLVYERVADLASEWSATGNGNVGLVVGATTPDELRSVRERVPDLPFLVPGVGAQGGDVEAAATHATAANGAGLVNSTRGIIFAGEDSEAAFDEAAEAAARDLKERLNEYR, encoded by the coding sequence ATGACCGCGTTCTTCGACCGACTCGCCGACCGAATCGCCGAAATCGACAGCATCGTGTCGGTGGGACTGGACCCCGACACCGACCGCCTGCCCGACGAGGTCCGCGACGCCGACCTGCCGCGCTGGGAGTTCAACCGCCGAATCATCGACGCGACCGCCGACCACGCTGCGGTGTTCAAGCCCAACGCCGCGTTCTACGAGGACGCCGACGGGTGGCGGGCGCTGGAGAAGACGGTCGAACACGCCCGCGACGCCGGGGTTCCGGTCCTGCTCGACGCCAAGCGCGCCGACATCGGCAACACATCTCGACAGTACGCGAAAGTGCTGGACTCGGTGGACGCCATCACGCTCAACCCCTTCCTCGGTCGGGACGCGCTCGCGCCGTTCCTCGACCGCGAGGAGGCAGGCTGTTTCCTCCTCTGTCGGACCTCGAACCCCGGCGGCGCGGACGTGCAGGAACTCGAACTCGCCGACGGCGACCTCGTCTACGAGCGCGTGGCCGACCTCGCCAGCGAGTGGAGCGCGACCGGAAACGGGAACGTGGGTCTCGTCGTGGGCGCGACCACCCCCGACGAACTCCGCTCGGTCCGCGAGCGCGTGCCCGACCTCCCGTTTCTCGTCCCCGGCGTCGGCGCGCAGGGCGGCGACGTCGAGGCCGCCGCGACGCACGCCACCGCGGCGAACGGCGCGGGACTGGTCAACTCCACGCGGGGCATCATCTTCGCCGGGGAGGACTCCGAGGCGGCCTTCGACGAGGCCGCCGAGGCGGCCGCACGGGACCTGAAGGAGCGCCTGAACGAGTACCGATAA
- a CDS encoding SDR family oxidoreductase — MSVNLKPVEEQVMVITGASSGIGLTTARMAADRGARVVLAARSEDALRELTDEITRSGGEATYVVADVRDRDDVREIARVARETYGGFDTWVNVAGAFLYGKLADTPVEDMREQFETNVWGLLYGSLEAADHLKERGGAILNVGSVASDRALPLQGSYSASKHAVEGFTDALRMELEQENAPVSVTLVKPASIDTPYPDHAKNYMDEEATLPPPIYSPETVARAILDAAERPQRDVYVGGGAKGMAALGYYASGLLDTVMEKLFVPMQKKETPARTDGLNNIDAPTGDLEERGDVDRHVSETSAYTAASQRRSLTGVALAGLGAVGLALYARYRSRRDGDTRRGDAEETDERRTVETAPRTRR, encoded by the coding sequence ATGAGTGTGAATCTGAAACCCGTCGAGGAGCAGGTGATGGTTATCACCGGCGCGTCCTCGGGCATCGGCCTGACGACCGCCCGAATGGCCGCCGACCGCGGGGCGCGGGTGGTCCTCGCGGCGCGGAGCGAGGACGCACTGCGGGAGTTGACCGACGAAATCACCCGGAGCGGCGGCGAGGCGACCTACGTCGTCGCCGACGTGCGCGACCGCGACGACGTGCGCGAAATCGCACGAGTGGCGCGCGAGACCTACGGTGGCTTCGACACGTGGGTCAACGTCGCGGGCGCGTTCCTCTACGGTAAACTGGCGGACACGCCGGTCGAGGACATGCGCGAGCAGTTCGAGACCAACGTCTGGGGACTGCTGTACGGGTCGCTGGAGGCCGCCGACCACCTGAAAGAACGCGGGGGCGCGATACTCAACGTCGGGAGCGTCGCGTCCGACCGCGCGCTTCCGCTTCAGGGGAGTTACTCGGCGTCCAAGCACGCCGTCGAGGGGTTCACCGACGCCCTGCGGATGGAACTGGAGCAGGAGAACGCCCCGGTGTCGGTGACACTGGTCAAACCGGCATCCATCGACACGCCGTACCCGGACCACGCGAAGAACTACATGGACGAGGAGGCGACGCTCCCGCCGCCCATCTACTCGCCGGAGACGGTGGCGCGGGCGATTCTCGACGCCGCGGAGCGCCCCCAGCGAGACGTGTACGTCGGCGGGGGTGCCAAGGGGATGGCGGCGCTGGGCTACTACGCGTCGGGCCTCTTGGACACCGTCATGGAGAAACTGTTCGTCCCGATGCAGAAGAAGGAGACCCCTGCGCGCACGGACGGGCTGAACAACATCGATGCGCCGACCGGCGACCTCGAAGAGCGCGGCGACGTGGACCGCCACGTCTCGGAGACGAGCGCGTACACCGCGGCCTCTCAGCGTCGGAGTCTGACCGGCGTCGCGCTCGCGGGTCTCGGGGCGGTCGGTCTGGCGCTGTACGCGCGTTACAGGTCGAGACGTGACGGCGACACGAGACGTGGTGACGCCGAGGAGACGGACGAGCGACGGACCGTCGAGACGGCACCGCGGACTCGGCGATAG
- the thsA gene encoding thermosome subunit alpha: MGGRPMFVLAEDTERTQGRDAQSSNISAGKAVSEAVRTTLGPRGMDKMLVTDTGDVTITNDGATILSTMDIEHPAAQMIVEVAEAQEDEVGDGTTTAAVLAGELLSKAEDLLDDDVHPTTIVEGYAQARDIAVEAIDGLVLDDELDDDLLRDVAESSMTGKGTGDVTTEKLADAVVRAVRHVEGDEGVVRDNVRVHTQTGASSSATELVEGVISDAEAVHANMPGEVEDATIAVVDEKFGVRETEIDAEYNVESVDQLTAAMDAEDRELREYADALSGAGVDVVFSTDSIEDRAGAYLADAGILAFENVDDDEAKAIASATGAGRTSKVADIEDADLGEAETVRVRTFGDDDLAFVEGGAAAEAVTMLIRGGTDHVVDELDRALEDALDVVTAALDTGGVVPGAGATEIAVANRVREESAGVEGRRQLAVEAFADAVDVLPRTLAENTGMDPIDGLVDLRAGNEDEEGRAGIIAEGEHGEVGDPVEAGVLDPVAVKREAVESATEAATMIARIDDVIAAE, encoded by the coding sequence ATGGGCGGCAGACCGATGTTCGTCCTCGCGGAGGACACCGAGCGAACGCAAGGGAGAGACGCGCAGTCGTCGAACATCTCCGCCGGAAAGGCGGTCAGCGAGGCGGTGCGAACCACGCTCGGGCCTCGCGGGATGGACAAGATGCTGGTGACAGACACCGGCGACGTCACCATCACGAACGACGGCGCGACCATCCTGAGTACGATGGACATCGAACACCCCGCGGCCCAGATGATAGTCGAAGTCGCGGAGGCACAGGAGGACGAGGTGGGTGACGGCACGACGACGGCGGCGGTACTCGCGGGCGAACTGCTCTCGAAGGCCGAAGACTTGCTCGACGACGACGTCCACCCGACCACGATAGTCGAGGGGTACGCGCAGGCCCGCGACATCGCCGTGGAGGCCATCGACGGTCTGGTCCTCGACGACGAACTCGACGACGACCTGTTGCGGGACGTGGCCGAGTCCAGCATGACCGGTAAGGGGACCGGCGACGTGACCACGGAGAAACTGGCCGACGCCGTCGTACGGGCGGTCCGCCACGTCGAAGGCGACGAGGGCGTCGTCCGCGACAACGTCCGCGTCCACACTCAGACCGGCGCGTCGTCGTCGGCGACCGAACTCGTGGAGGGCGTCATCAGCGACGCCGAGGCGGTCCACGCGAACATGCCCGGCGAAGTCGAAGACGCCACGATTGCGGTCGTGGACGAGAAGTTCGGCGTGCGCGAGACCGAGATAGACGCCGAGTACAACGTCGAGAGCGTCGACCAGTTGACCGCCGCCATGGACGCCGAGGACCGCGAACTGCGGGAGTACGCCGACGCGCTCTCCGGAGCGGGCGTGGACGTGGTCTTCTCGACCGACTCCATCGAGGACCGCGCCGGAGCGTACCTCGCCGACGCGGGCATCCTCGCGTTCGAGAACGTGGACGACGACGAGGCGAAGGCCATCGCCTCCGCCACCGGCGCGGGTCGGACCTCGAAGGTCGCGGACATCGAGGACGCGGACCTCGGCGAGGCCGAGACGGTCCGCGTCCGGACGTTCGGCGACGACGACCTCGCGTTCGTGGAGGGCGGCGCGGCCGCCGAAGCGGTCACGATGCTCATCCGGGGCGGGACCGACCACGTGGTGGACGAACTCGACCGCGCGCTGGAGGACGCCCTCGACGTGGTGACCGCGGCGCTCGACACCGGCGGCGTCGTGCCGGGCGCGGGCGCGACCGAAATCGCCGTCGCCAATCGCGTCCGCGAGGAGTCCGCGGGCGTCGAAGGCCGCAGACAGCTCGCTGTCGAGGCGTTCGCCGACGCGGTGGACGTGCTCCCGCGGACGCTCGCGGAGAACACCGGCATGGACCCCATCGACGGTCTGGTGGACCTCCGCGCCGGGAACGAGGACGAGGAGGGTCGCGCCGGAATCATCGCCGAGGGCGAACACGGTGAAGTCGGCGACCCAGTCGAAGCGGGCGTCCTCGACCCCGTCGCGGTCAAGCGCGAGGCGGTCGAGTCGGCGACCGAGGCCGCGACCATGATAGCCCGCATCGACGACGTCATCGCCGCCGAGTAG
- a CDS encoding S-adenosyl-l-methionine hydroxide adenosyltransferase family protein: MITLTSDFGTPYPAAMKGVMLQRTDARLVDVGHDFPRQDVRTAAFWLREVLPYFPPAVHLVVVDPGVGTERAALAVRAGDHALVGPDNGVLLPAARELAARAESDDAEVELFEVEYDDADTESTTFHGRDVFAPAAAEIHEAGVAEFHERDDIVPTDEYDDLRFPDPELDGETAVGEILVVDGFGNAVTNLPGELLDGRTEVTANGDSAPVARAYAEVGVGERLVTVGSHGNVELAVNRGRGDEAFGVSVGDEVRIE; the protein is encoded by the coding sequence ATGATAACCCTCACATCGGACTTCGGAACGCCCTACCCCGCCGCGATGAAGGGGGTAATGCTACAGCGAACCGACGCGCGACTGGTTGACGTCGGCCACGACTTCCCCCGGCAGGACGTGCGGACCGCGGCGTTCTGGCTCCGTGAGGTCCTCCCGTACTTCCCGCCCGCGGTTCACCTCGTCGTCGTTGACCCCGGCGTCGGCACCGAGCGCGCGGCGCTCGCGGTCCGGGCGGGCGACCACGCGCTCGTGGGACCGGACAACGGCGTCCTGCTCCCGGCGGCCCGCGAACTCGCGGCACGCGCCGAGAGCGACGACGCCGAGGTCGAACTCTTCGAGGTGGAGTACGACGACGCCGACACCGAGAGTACGACGTTCCACGGACGCGACGTATTCGCGCCCGCAGCGGCAGAAATCCACGAGGCGGGCGTCGCGGAGTTCCACGAGCGCGACGACATCGTTCCCACCGACGAGTACGACGACCTCCGGTTCCCCGACCCCGAACTCGACGGCGAAACCGCGGTCGGCGAGATTCTCGTCGTGGACGGGTTCGGCAACGCCGTCACCAACCTCCCCGGCGAACTGCTCGACGGCCGGACGGAGGTGACCGCGAACGGCGATTCCGCGCCCGTGGCGCGGGCCTACGCCGAAGTCGGGGTGGGCGAACGTCTCGTCACTGTCGGCAGTCACGGGAACGTCGAACTGGCGGTCAACCGCGGCCGAGGCGACGAGGCGTTCGGCGTCTCGGTCGGCGACGAAGTGCGAATCGAATGA
- a CDS encoding dual specificity protein phosphatase, with product MEPDETVNCHEEGEALAVVRPKGYVEDGPVVRRIGGRNLYLGNTFAAHPEGHDRSFEFVLSATDEECPLTTHHRPLIDGRGNDWSAFAAAVDTARTLYRRDGSVLIHCKAGISRSSTLIATTLAAEENRPFRDALGIVQEARPAAMPNPALHEAAIVYLAAEPQVDS from the coding sequence GTGGAACCGGACGAGACAGTCAATTGCCACGAGGAGGGGGAAGCGTTGGCAGTCGTTCGACCCAAGGGATACGTCGAGGACGGTCCCGTGGTTCGACGAATCGGCGGCCGTAATCTGTATCTCGGAAATACGTTCGCGGCCCATCCCGAAGGCCACGACCGGTCGTTCGAGTTCGTGTTATCGGCCACCGACGAGGAGTGCCCGCTGACCACTCACCATCGCCCCCTAATCGACGGTCGCGGAAACGATTGGTCTGCGTTCGCAGCGGCCGTCGATACCGCTCGGACCCTCTACCGCCGGGACGGCTCTGTGTTGATTCACTGCAAGGCCGGAATCTCGCGGAGTAGCACGCTGATTGCGACCACACTCGCCGCCGAGGAGAATCGGCCGTTCCGCGACGCACTCGGTATCGTTCAGGAGGCCCGACCTGCCGCGATGCCCAACCCTGCCCTCCACGAGGCAGCGATTGTGTATCTCGCCGCAGAACCGCAGGTCGATAGCTAA
- a CDS encoding GHMP kinase: MDGEPTDFEPVELALRELGVAARVDLTPEVPIGRGFGASGAATLATAIAANAEFGLGRSRDELVEVAHRAEVEAGTGLGDVFVQNRGGLVVGDGGDPRKYDRETPIEYASFGPIATEEALADDDLMATVAREGSATLDALPDDPSLARLTRDAWDFAETIGLPTAEVREAVEAVEAAGGAASMAMVGETVFAVGAAGVLPNRTEVCPEGAQLR; this comes from the coding sequence GTGGACGGTGAACCGACCGATTTCGAACCCGTGGAACTGGCGCTCCGTGAACTCGGCGTCGCGGCCCGCGTGGACCTCACCCCGGAGGTGCCTATCGGCCGCGGGTTCGGCGCGAGCGGGGCCGCCACCCTCGCCACCGCCATCGCCGCGAACGCGGAGTTCGGACTGGGCCGCTCCCGCGACGAACTGGTCGAAGTCGCCCATCGCGCGGAGGTCGAGGCCGGGACCGGTCTCGGCGACGTGTTCGTCCAGAACCGCGGCGGTCTGGTCGTCGGCGACGGCGGCGACCCCCGGAAGTACGACCGCGAGACCCCCATCGAGTACGCCAGTTTCGGTCCCATCGCCACCGAGGAGGCGCTGGCCGACGACGACCTGATGGCCACCGTCGCGCGGGAGGGGTCGGCCACCCTCGACGCGCTCCCCGACGACCCCTCGCTGGCGCGTCTGACCCGCGACGCGTGGGACTTCGCCGAGACCATCGGCCTGCCGACCGCGGAAGTTCGCGAGGCGGTCGAAGCGGTCGAAGCGGCGGGCGGGGCCGCGAGCATGGCGATGGTCGGCGAAACGGTGTTCGCCGTGGGCGCGGCGGGTGTCCTGCCGAACCGGACCGAGGTCTGCCCGGAGGGGGCGCAACTGCGCTGA
- a CDS encoding nicotinamide-nucleotide adenylyltransferase: protein MTRGFYIGRFQPYHNGHHNVVQSIAEEVDELVLGIGSAGDSHSQHDPFTAGERIMMITKSLVDSDLVTYAVPIEDLDRNSVWVSHVQSMSPDFDVAYSNNPLVIQLFEEAGVEVRQSPMYNRDVLEGTEVRDRMIEGGDWEKLVPDAVVEVVEETGGLERIQRVSDSDSNGE, encoded by the coding sequence ATGACTCGCGGGTTCTACATCGGTCGCTTCCAGCCGTACCACAACGGCCACCACAACGTGGTCCAGAGCATCGCCGAGGAAGTAGACGAGTTGGTGCTGGGTATCGGGAGTGCAGGCGACTCCCACAGCCAACACGACCCGTTCACCGCCGGCGAGCGAATCATGATGATTACCAAGTCGCTCGTGGACTCGGACCTCGTGACCTACGCCGTGCCCATCGAGGACTTGGACCGGAACTCGGTCTGGGTCAGCCACGTCCAGAGCATGAGTCCCGACTTCGACGTGGCGTACTCGAACAACCCGCTCGTCATCCAACTCTTCGAAGAGGCGGGCGTCGAGGTGCGCCAGTCGCCGATGTACAACCGCGACGTGCTGGAGGGCACGGAAGTCCGCGACCGGATGATAGAAGGCGGCGACTGGGAGAAGTTGGTTCCGGACGCCGTGGTCGAAGTCGTGGAGGAGACCGGCGGCTTGGAGCGGATTCAGCGCGTGAGCGACTCGGACAGTAACGGCGAGTAA
- a CDS encoding diadenylate cyclase: MDYGDLRIEYESHSNVRELLDCLVFALEGISLEFEKWDTRHVKGPGLYVAVVTGPTVAEFADPMGNNHWPVDRCRTVCGRLDCFYETACDVARTRDGAVVVSVDDVIQRQMVRFRDLQSDRSDTPSAEIADYEDWMGARHMSALDTSARPNVVSTLTLSEETGRVTVFQRGTFETHTRAELGGEWNARTNQ, from the coding sequence ATGGACTACGGCGACCTCCGAATCGAGTACGAGTCACACTCCAACGTTCGAGAACTGCTCGACTGTCTCGTCTTCGCGCTCGAAGGTATCAGTCTGGAGTTCGAGAAGTGGGACACACGGCACGTGAAAGGCCCCGGTCTCTACGTCGCCGTCGTGACCGGGCCGACAGTCGCCGAGTTCGCCGACCCGATGGGGAACAACCACTGGCCGGTGGACCGGTGTCGGACCGTCTGCGGTAGGCTGGATTGCTTCTACGAAACCGCATGCGACGTCGCCCGAACCCGGGACGGGGCCGTCGTCGTCAGCGTCGACGACGTGATTCAGCGCCAGATGGTGCGGTTCCGGGACCTGCAATCCGACCGTTCCGACACGCCGAGCGCGGAAATCGCCGACTACGAGGACTGGATGGGGGCGCGTCACATGAGCGCGCTCGACACGTCGGCGCGCCCGAACGTCGTCTCGACGCTGACGCTGAGCGAGGAGACCGGGCGCGTGACGGTCTTCCAGCGCGGGACCTTCGAGACGCACACCCGGGCGGAACTCGGCGGCGAGTGGAACGCCAGAACCAATCAGTGA